From one Mya arenaria isolate MELC-2E11 chromosome 4, ASM2691426v1 genomic stretch:
- the LOC128229845 gene encoding perlucin-like protein, with translation MGYVHFTILLSLELLIGVKSMTEPLCGCRSDFEYKVLDRINRLEQRQDQQETAGRSRDNSIVGLQNAIQTETHTSCKDGWVAFNGSCYVFGDSNLNFISAELYCRQYGGQLVRVDSAVENAFLKAFLLKHHKQHSWVGIQDTEVEGIWKLFGTNTLAPFTDFRPGDGGDHDAEDCAVFQNSDDMLWVDVRCRFQCRPICEMPGFN, from the exons ATGGGATATGTgcattttactattttattaaGCTTGGAGTTATTAATTGGAGTGAAGTCAATGACGGAACCATTGTGTGGATGTCGATCAGACTTTGAATACAAG GTTTTGGACAGGATTAATAGACTCGAGCAAAGACAAGACCAACAAGAGACAGCTGGTCGGAGCCGTGATAATTCCATTGTTGGTTTACAGAATGCCATACAGACGG aAACCCACACTTCATGCAAGGATGGATGGGTGGCATTCAATGGTTCCTGCTATGTATTTGGAGACAGCAACCTTAATTTTATATCAGCAGAG CTTTACTGCCGACAATATGGAGGACAATTAGTGCGCGTGGATTCAGCTGTAGAAAACGCGTTCCTGAAAGCATTTTTACTTAAACACCATA aacaACATTCGTGGGTCGGAATTCAGGATACGGAAGTAGAGGGGATTTGGAAGCTCTTCGGCACCAACACACTGGCTCCGTTTACGG attttagGCCTGGGGACGGTGGTGACCACGACGCCGAAGATTGCGCTGTGTTTCAGAACAGCGACGACATGTTGTGGGTGGATGTTAGATGTAGATTTCAATGTAGACCTATCTGTGAAATGCC TGGTTTCAATTAA